The bacterium genomic sequence CGGGGAAATCTGGTTCCCCAGATCTCGGCTTCGGGCAGCATGGTGCGTCTCAACAGCCTGATCGATATGAAAATGGGACAAACCTACTATCTTCCGGTGCTGGACGGCACCCACACTCCCACCGAAGACGTGGTGCCGATGGCCAGCGCTTCCATCACTTCCGACAAGATAGGAAATACTTATTCCGGCAAACTCACCGCCAGCTGGCCGATCTACACCGGGGGCAGGATCTGGCAGGGTTTTCAGATCACCCGTCTTAACCTGAAAGCGGCCTCCGAGTCATATGACAGTGCCAAAGCGGCGGTGGTCTTTACCGCCAAGCAGGCTTACTATGACCTGTTGCTGGCCCAAAGCGCCCTGGCCGTCACCAGGGAAGCGGTCTCCTCCATAGAAAAACACGTGGATCGGGTCAGGGCCCTGTATCAGAACGGAATGGTCTCCCGCTACGACCTGCTGCGGGCCGAGGTCCAGCTGTCCAACCTGCAGCCCCAGCTTATCCGGATGCAGAACGCGGTCGACCTGTCCCGGCAGGCCTTTAACATGGCCTTGAACCGCAAACTGGAAGCCCCGGTGACATTATCCGACTCGATGGAATATTTCACGGTGGAGATCGACAGCGCCTCGTTAGTGGCCAAGGCCCTTGACCTGAGGCCGGAATACCGTTCCCTGGCCCTGCGCCAGAAAATGGTGGAGAAGGCCAAATTGATCTCCTACTCCAGCTATCAGCCCACCGTGGCCCTGTTCTCCGACTATTCCTACAGCAAGGGTTCCGGGTTCTCATCCGGCGACGAGTGGAACAAGAACTGGGATCTGGGGGTCTCCGCCAGCTGGCCGCTGTTCGACGGCGGTTCCGGGCTGGGAAAGATCAAGGAGGCCCGGGCCAATGCCCGGCAGCTGCATCTGGTAAAACAGCAGGTTGAAGACTGGATCCGGCTGGAGGTCTCGGCCGGATACCTGACGCTGAAGGCCAGCGAAAAGACAATATTCTCCCAGCAGCTTTCGGTGGGCCAGGCCGAAGAGGCGCTGAAGATAGCCAAGGCCCGCTACGAGAGCGGCCAGGCCACCAACCTTGACGTGCTGGACGCACAGCTGGCCCTGACCCAGGCCCAGACCAACCGGATCCAGGCGGTGCACGATTATCTGGTTTCCCTGGCCAAACTGGAGAAGGCAGTGGGGGCGGCGCTTAGGTAAGGGTTTCCCTTGGACCATTTCCCCTGCCACAAAGACACAGAGACACAAAGGGATTTTTTATAAATATTGTCGCAAAGTTATTTACTCATTAATTATATTTCGTGCAT encodes the following:
- a CDS encoding TolC family protein, producing MKKGILLLTGLSLFLTAAVAEDYTLQQAVEIALKNNPSIQVSREKITAAQGQMETVRGNLVPQISASGSMVRLNSLIDMKMGQTYYLPVLDGTHTPTEDVVPMASASITSDKIGNTYSGKLTASWPIYTGGRIWQGFQITRLNLKAASESYDSAKAAVVFTAKQAYYDLLLAQSALAVTREAVSSIEKHVDRVRALYQNGMVSRYDLLRAEVQLSNLQPQLIRMQNAVDLSRQAFNMALNRKLEAPVTLSDSMEYFTVEIDSASLVAKALDLRPEYRSLALRQKMVEKAKLISYSSYQPTVALFSDYSYSKGSGFSSGDEWNKNWDLGVSASWPLFDGGSGLGKIKEARANARQLHLVKQQVEDWIRLEVSAGYLTLKASEKTIFSQQLSVGQAEEALKIAKARYESGQATNLDVLDAQLALTQAQTNRIQAVHDYLVSLAKLEKAVGAALR